Proteins encoded within one genomic window of Paramisgurnus dabryanus chromosome 13, PD_genome_1.1, whole genome shotgun sequence:
- the trim35-28 gene encoding tripartite motif containing 35-28, translating into MADFDEDITDRPSLLETDLTCPVCKDIFKEPVLLSCSHSFCQECLEASWKNQAKRQCPLCRKCCDGETPIPNRALKNTCVSYKKERSWRGTGLDEIICGLHQRPFQLFCIKDEEPVCVDCVTLHSGHELRPVDQGVPFCKDELGLKIKILENKQGSFKRMKNKYKETISFIEVQSKEAENLIKQEFERLHQILTNEEASRITALKTEEAEKKKMLEEKIEILSHDIAALAELIQSVKREMGAEDLTFLQNFQKLKRRTQWTGEEPQRPQGALINMALHAGGLGYKIWESMQSHIQCWPVLLDPNTVSPWLSMSPEFSSVKESPERQSVPDNPERFDPCVFVLGSEGFSSGRHRWEVNVADNPKWILGVCKETVVRKRKFTVTTTAGVWTIGLSKGVYNALTSPRTVLKVDRRPETIRVKLNMEKGEVSFWDTGNNKHLCTYTDKFSGKLFPIFGPGLHSTPLTILPAKVTIHKQ; encoded by the exons ATGGCAGATTTTGACGAGGATATTACTGACAGGCCATCTCTTCTGGAGACCGACTTGACCTGTCCGGTATGTAAAGACATATTTAAGGAACCAGTGTTGCTCTCCTGTAGCCACAGTTTCTGTCAGGAATGCCTGGAGGCCAGCTGGAAAAACCAGGCGAAGCGGCAATGCCCTTTGTGCCGAAAATGTTGCGACGGAGAGACCCCGATCCCCAACCGCGCTCTGAAGAACACTTGCGTGTCCTATAAGAAAGAAAGGAGTTGGAGAGGAACAGGTTTAGACGAAATCATCTGTGGGTTACACCAGCGACCCTTTCAGCTCTTCTGCATTAAAGACGAGGAGCCCGTGTGCGTTGATTGCGTGACTCTTCACTCCGGGCACGAGCTCCGTCCTGTAGACCAAGGCGTTCCTTTCTGCAAG GATGAACTTGGCTTGAAAATCAAAATACTGGAAAACAAGCAGGGATCCTTTAaaagaatgaaaaataaatataaagagaCAATCTCCTTTATTGAG GTACAATCAAAGGAGGCCGAAAATCTAATTAAGCAGGAGTTTGAGAGACTTCATCAGATCCTCACAAATGAGGAGGCATCCAGAATAACAGCTTTGAAAACAGAGGAAGCTGAGAAGAAAAAGATGCTGGAGGAAAAGATTGAAATCCTTAGTCATGACATTGCTGCTCTTGCAGAATTGATTCAGTCGGTGAAGAGGGAAATGGGAGCAGAGGATTTGACATTTCTGCAG AACTTCCAGAAGCTTAAAAGAAG AACACAGTGGACTGGTGAAGAACCACAGAGACCCCAAGGAGCTCTTATAAACATGGCTTTGCATGCTGGTGGTCTTGGTTACAAAATCTGGGAGAGCATGCAGTCTCACATACAATGTT gGCCTGTACTTCTAGATCCCAACACGGTTTCTCCCTGGCTTTCTATGTCTCCTGAATTTTCCAGTGTGAAGGAGAGTCCAGAGAGACAGTCTGTCCCAGACAATCCTGAGAGGTTTGACCCCTGCGTTTTTGTCCTTGGCTCAGAGGGTTTTTCCTCAGGACGCCACCGCTGGGAGGTCAATGTGGCTGACAATCCCAAATGGATCCTGGGAGTATGCAAAGAGACAGTTGTTCGGAAGAGAAAGTTTACAGTTACCACAACAGCAGGCGTCTGGACCATTGGGCTAAGCAAAGGAGTCTATAATGCTTTGACTTCTCCACGTACTGTGCTTAAAGTAGACAGAAGGCCAGAAACTATCAGGGTAAAGCTTAATATGGAAAAGGGAGAAGTGTCGTTCTGGGATACAGGTAACAACAAGCACCTATGCACGTATACTGATAAGTTCAGTGGAAAGCTATTCCCTATCTTTGGCCCTGGTCTGCACAGCACACCATTGACTATCTTGCCTGCCAAAGTAACCATACACAAACAATAA